Proteins co-encoded in one Erinaceus europaeus chromosome 2, mEriEur2.1, whole genome shotgun sequence genomic window:
- the ZDHHC7 gene encoding palmitoyltransferase ZDHHC7 gives MPSSGHRLRDVEHYPLLAENDNYDSSSSSSSSSEAEVADRVWFIRDVCGMVCAIMTWLLVVYADFVVTFVMLLPSKDFWYSVVNGVIFNCLAVLALSSHLRTMLTDPVSGMGSSVIPWACDLRCLNSQLTSLILKIKLHLFSICKRCIRKMDHHCPWVNNCVGEKNQRFFVLFTMYIALSSVHALILCGLQFISCVRGQWTECSDFSPPITVILLIFLCLEGLLFFTFTAVMFGTQIHSICNDETEIERLKSEKPTWERRLRWEGMKSVFGGPPSLLWMNPFVGFRFRHLQWRSRKGGPEFSV, from the exons ATGCCGTCATCAGGACACCGGCTCCGGGATGTCGAGCACTACCCTCTCCTGGCTGAAAACGACAACTAcgactcttcctcctcctcttcctcctcctctgaggCCGAGGTGGCCGACCGTGTCTGGTTCATCcgagatgtctgtggcatggtcTGTGCCATCATGACCTGGCTTCTGGTTGTCTATGCAGACTTCGTGGTGACGTTTGTCATGCTGCTGCCTTCCAAAGACTTCTGGTACTCTGTGGTCAACGGGGTCATCTTCAACTGCTTAGCGGTGCTCGCCCTGTCTTCTCACCTGAGAACCATGCTCACTGACCCCGTGAGTGGCATGGGGAGTTCTGTCATACCATGGGCCTGTGACCTCAGATGTCTTAATTCCCAGTTAACAAGCCTA ATACTGAAAATCAAACTTCATCTTTTTAGTATTTGTAAAAGATGCATTCGGAAGATGGACCATCACTGCCCATGGGTGAACAATTGCGTAGGAGAAAAGAACCAGAGATTTTTCGTGCTCTTCACA ATGTACATAGCGCTATCTTCAGTCCATGCACTGATTCTCTGCGGGCTGCAGTTCATCTCCTGTGTCCGTGGGCAGTGGACTG AATGCAGTGATTTTTCACCTCCAATAACTGTAATCCTGTTGATCTTCCTGTGCCTTGAGGGTCTTCTATTTTTCACTTTCACTGCAGTTATGTTTGGCACCCAAATCCACTCCATATGCAACGATGAAACG GAGATCGAGAGACTGAAAAGTGAGAAGCCCACGTGGGAGCGGAGGCTGCGGTGGGAAGGGATGAAGTCTGTCTTTGGGggacccccctccctcctttggATGAATCCCTTTGTCGGCTTCCGGTTCAGGCACCTGCAGTGGAGATCCAGGAAAGGAGGTCCAGAGTTCTCTGTCTGA